The Deinococcus roseus genome includes a window with the following:
- a CDS encoding replication initiator protein A, giving the protein MSKNPNKSQMDRRDERNTARLGIISMQSRVDTSVTKWDAEWQIDGRPYRIQCFAPKGRPHGVDTDVVLAIQTLYVRAGCPVHGWVHTTAYELREMSGMAQNGLNYHRLKDSLLRLATTSFLVSEGWHDHIGRRKWDTDTMRYIDRIKYREFDVQSDLPGLDETASLSIKLGDQLAESIRAGYTQALDSQLLLQLEQPPARALCRLLESYRMQPDGSRLMQLSVQLEDWRQACGIVSDRSEIVRRALIPAHEELIAARYLREVVIEGRGMKQILTYHFQSSDAPDPALVATLRDVGFSVGAAQEVSKLYGDRVEQAVQYALERRATGYQIKNMPGFIVDYLKSEDKYSPAPVVEVQPMQPETTTERVRQATQLAEEKAMREAEAAQQFLKALTPQEQYQEAKAALTMLLKKHLSKHEMKRLEEACLSGQILAGELKEQVLLATSRLSLAEFMDSLKKQLQSFGLPVAE; this is encoded by the coding sequence ATGTCCAAAAACCCCAACAAATCCCAGATGGACCGGCGAGACGAACGCAACACTGCCCGTCTTGGCATCATCAGCATGCAGAGTCGGGTGGACACCAGCGTGACAAAATGGGATGCCGAATGGCAGATCGACGGGCGCCCTTACCGCATCCAGTGTTTTGCCCCCAAAGGCAGACCCCACGGTGTAGACACCGATGTGGTCCTGGCCATCCAGACCCTCTATGTGCGGGCGGGTTGCCCGGTGCATGGCTGGGTGCACACCACGGCTTACGAACTGCGAGAAATGTCTGGAATGGCCCAGAACGGCCTCAATTACCACCGTTTGAAAGACAGCTTGCTGCGTCTTGCCACCACCAGCTTCCTGGTGAGCGAAGGCTGGCATGACCACATTGGTCGGCGCAAGTGGGACACCGACACCATGCGTTACATTGACCGCATCAAATACCGGGAATTTGATGTTCAATCTGACCTCCCTGGACTGGATGAGACGGCAAGCCTCAGCATCAAACTGGGAGACCAGCTGGCAGAAAGCATCCGGGCTGGATACACCCAGGCACTGGACAGTCAACTGCTGTTGCAGCTTGAGCAGCCCCCTGCCCGTGCCCTGTGCAGGTTGCTGGAAAGTTACCGCATGCAGCCAGATGGAAGCCGCCTGATGCAGCTCTCGGTGCAACTTGAAGACTGGCGGCAAGCCTGCGGGATCGTCAGTGACCGTTCCGAGATTGTGCGTCGTGCCCTGATTCCTGCCCATGAGGAACTCATTGCTGCCAGATACCTGCGGGAAGTGGTGATCGAAGGAAGGGGCATGAAGCAAATCCTGACGTACCACTTTCAGTCTTCAGATGCTCCAGATCCAGCCCTGGTGGCCACCCTCAGGGATGTCGGCTTTTCTGTGGGCGCCGCACAGGAAGTCAGCAAACTTTATGGAGACAGGGTGGAACAGGCTGTCCAGTATGCACTGGAACGCCGGGCCACAGGGTACCAGATCAAGAACATGCCAGGTTTCATCGTGGATTATCTGAAAAGCGAGGACAAGTACAGCCCGGCCCCTGTGGTGGAAGTGCAACCCATGCAACCAGAAACAACCACAGAGCGGGTGCGTCAGGCCACCCAGCTGGCAGAAGAAAAGGCCATGAGGGAAGCTGAAGCTGCACAACAGTTCCTGAAGGCACTCACCCCCCAGGAACAATACCAGGAAGCCAAAGCAGCCCTGACCATGCTGCTCAAAAAGCACCTCAGCAAGCATGAAATGAAACGCCTGGAAGAGGCTTGCCTCTCAGGTCAAATTCTGGCCGGAGAACTGAAGGAGCAGGTGTTGCTTGCCACCAGTCGCCTGTCTCTGGCTGAGTTCATGGATTCCCTCAAGAAACAACTGCAATCTTTTGGCCTGCCTGTTGCCGAATGA
- a CDS encoding S41 family peptidase has protein sequence MTDWMGFLWLTGWQMALLTLNVFLLLGMLFQKKILLSVAALGMLIALISALLSDLSFLSGVFYGVAVLLLISGLVETRWKLQPRNRILRILKGTLGVLGIALQLLLVSQAGVLRHPPVQNFSSLSYPEAFLQLHQQLEQKYPFGDWKQIQWEHLKASFLPRFEQAQKNQDQTGFYLTLREYLQAFQDGHVRIQHENLLDGNPVFARLYGGGVGLSALQLDSKEVRISLVLPGSPAAKAGIQPGAELVRVNGKPALQAYQQVKFLLGSASSAFQQRESQGRMLLRGKVGEKVQLAFRNPSQSLKTVSLTFVQDGFASLKKTQPSLTQQDLQQSPIEHQVLQGKYAYLKIKFLLSSDASPDPEQEVSDVLASWNQQKISGLVLDLRDNPGGEDELAARISGHFLKSSTFYEQVSYFNLWTSSFLVNSSEVLKAEAAQPAFTRPMVVLINARTASSAEGIPLMLKNQPQVKVVGFSSTAGAFGVLTRPLRFNMPGGLQVQFPDGRSLDAQGNIQVEKGTGEGGIAPDLNIPLDLKAFQQKYVQGKDVELEAAVKLLQEGW, from the coding sequence ATGACGGACTGGATGGGTTTTTTGTGGCTGACCGGATGGCAAATGGCATTGCTGACCTTGAATGTGTTTTTGCTGCTGGGGATGCTGTTTCAGAAGAAAATTCTGCTGAGCGTGGCTGCGCTGGGGATGCTGATTGCGCTGATCAGCGCCCTGCTGAGTGACCTGTCTTTTTTAAGTGGTGTGTTTTATGGGGTGGCAGTGCTGCTTCTGATCAGCGGTCTGGTTGAAACGCGCTGGAAGCTGCAACCCAGAAACAGAATCCTGAGGATCCTGAAGGGAACTCTGGGCGTGCTGGGCATCGCTCTGCAATTGCTGCTGGTGTCCCAGGCCGGAGTGCTCAGGCATCCACCCGTGCAGAATTTTTCCAGCCTGTCTTATCCAGAAGCCTTTTTGCAATTGCACCAGCAACTTGAACAGAAATACCCGTTTGGAGACTGGAAACAAATCCAGTGGGAGCATTTGAAAGCAAGCTTTCTGCCCCGATTTGAGCAGGCCCAGAAAAACCAGGACCAGACAGGGTTTTACCTGACTTTGCGGGAATACCTGCAGGCATTTCAGGACGGACATGTGCGCATTCAGCATGAGAACCTGCTGGACGGCAACCCGGTTTTTGCAAGGCTGTATGGGGGTGGGGTGGGCCTGAGCGCCCTGCAACTGGACAGCAAGGAAGTGCGCATTTCGCTGGTGCTGCCGGGAAGTCCTGCTGCAAAAGCAGGCATCCAGCCAGGTGCCGAACTGGTTCGAGTCAATGGCAAACCTGCTCTCCAGGCTTATCAGCAGGTGAAATTTTTGCTGGGCAGTGCTTCCAGCGCTTTCCAGCAGAGGGAAAGCCAGGGCCGCATGCTCCTGAGGGGCAAGGTGGGAGAAAAAGTGCAGCTTGCCTTTCGCAATCCCAGTCAATCCCTGAAAACAGTTTCCCTGACCTTCGTGCAGGATGGTTTTGCCTCCCTGAAAAAAACCCAGCCCAGCCTGACCCAGCAGGATCTGCAGCAATCTCCCATCGAGCATCAAGTTCTGCAGGGAAAATACGCATACCTGAAAATCAAATTCCTACTGTCCAGCGATGCCAGCCCTGACCCTGAACAGGAAGTTTCAGATGTGCTTGCAAGCTGGAACCAGCAAAAGATTTCTGGACTGGTGCTGGATTTGCGGGACAATCCCGGTGGAGAAGATGAACTGGCCGCCAGAATTTCCGGGCATTTCCTGAAAAGCAGCACCTTCTACGAACAGGTCAGCTATTTCAATTTATGGACCAGCAGCTTTCTGGTGAATTCTTCAGAGGTTTTGAAGGCAGAGGCAGCCCAACCTGCCTTCACCAGGCCTATGGTGGTGCTGATCAATGCCCGCACGGCCAGTTCAGCAGAAGGCATCCCCCTGATGCTCAAAAACCAGCCCCAGGTGAAGGTTGTGGGTTTCTCCAGCACAGCAGGTGCTTTTGGGGTGCTGACCCGTCCTCTGCGTTTCAACATGCCAGGCGGTCTGCAAGTGCAATTCCCGGATGGTCGTTCTCTGGATGCCCAGGGGAACATTCAGGTGGAAAAAGGAACAGGGGAGGGTGGGATCGCACCAGACCTGAACATCCCTCTGGACCTGAAGGCTTTCCAGCAGAAATACGTTCAGGGAAAAGATGTGGAGCTGGAAGCCGCAGTGAAATTGCTGCAGGAGGGGTGGTGA